CTTATAATCTGATAGCAAACGCACATCACAAGCCGCAACTTGTAGCGTTTGGAAATGAACAACATTAATTTTGGTGTTGATACAGGAAGGAATTGGACCGGTTGATACAGAGTTCGACTTCGACGCATATTCGATTGATGAtatcccggtttgattggatAAAAAGCTGATTAAACCGATCAAGGGACTACTTGGGAGTTGTATTGTATCATTACACGACCATCCATCTGCTGATAACAGTAAAACCTGGTTGAGAGGAATGTTATATGATCTGCATGAAGTTTTAAAGGCAGATTATATCAGAAGAATTGTTTTGTAttactaattatattttttttttgtttatgttaggAGTTTATATGTTACTCTTCTTCTTGGAGATTCTTTTGATCCTTATTTAAGTACAGAGGCTGTTTAGGGTTTGTGATATTCTAACTTTGCGATAATAAGACGTTTTCTTGTAACATGTGGTTAGAAAGAATCAAGAGCACTAAATAGTTTTTGGCTATGGCTTTAGAACTAGTTGGTGTTTTAACACTGCCCATGATGTAGCAAGCTTGGTTCGGTTCTCAAAAGGAATAAGAAAGGCCTGAGGAGGTAGAAGAAGAGGTGAAAAGGGTGGTGCAATCCATTCTGTTGCTAAAATATATAACCTCCGCAAGCGCAGGTCTTACACGGGATGATCGAGTTGTTATAGTAAAAACGACACACAGCAACTAGGTATAGCTGGTTGACTGATGTTGCAGATCAGAAGGCATTTTGTACACCACCATTTGAAAAATCGATTTCGACTTGCTTGAATCCATCGATTGTGGTAGacgtgggcgttcgggtacccgttagCGTTCAGATCGGGTTTTTCGAATTTCGGTTCTTTTTGATAACATCTCTTAAGTCtcattctagtaaatttgcaagtacggatcgggttcagatataacacatcgggttTGGATCGGTTTTGTAACACATCATAGATCCCATAAAGTAaccatatatcattcggattcgggttatatcggatcggttcggatatacccgaaatgaaatctaaaatttaaaaaacaaaacataagaaatactatatacttatttatatataattaagtatttaaattagttatttaaattttaaatacttattgttagataccatataaaaatatatatgaaattgaatatttgaagtatatattcatgtttcatataattacaTTGTATATTAGTTTAGACATTCGGACCGGTTTCTTCGGATATCTTTtcggattttttgttttttttgggttcggttaataacacttcgggttcggatatgttttgtaccaccttacgagatccattcgggtattttttacatttcggaccGGGTACGGGTcaggtttttcggttcgggtttggttcggatttcggaTTATGGATTTTATGTCCATGCCTAGACTGTGGCAAGATCTTTCGGTTTCTGCAGCGGTGAGTGACAGGGAGGGAGGTCTATCATGTGTCGCCTCTCTCGCACAGCTTATGACATTAGAGAAGTCAACTCCTCCTCCTCAGTATTTTTTACCTTGTGAGGGTCATTGATGCATTCAAACATCTACAAAAGGGAAAAGATAGTAAATAAACTCAAACCAGACAATTTTGTATTTCAACCACTATgtcctagactatatttgcaaATTGATTTTGCCATATGTGCTctttacaatcaatttcacaaaacaaatataacataactattgaaattgatgacatggctactgaaattgatgacatgacttccgaaaaaatatgacatggataatttaatttaatgttgatttatatttttgacaaagttattagaatatggtaataattcatatattacatttaatattgatatttctttttggtaaactttttttaaatatggtaatagttcacacatcatctataaaataaatatattcatatataacatttcaaatttcaaaatattattatttttgtataattacacaatttgtattactaaaactttcaattttttttacaattttaaaaaatttaaatatctaatcgtaagatattagttttttatatatttacaaattttataaatatacaaaataataatattgatatttctttttggtaaacttttttaaatatgataatagCTCATAcaacatctataaaataaatatattcatatataacatctcaaattttgaaatactattattttgtataattatataatttacattattaaagttttcaaaaatttctacaattttttttaaatttaaatatataattgtaagatcattagtttcttatatatctatatattaaatattagtaaaaaaatagtaaaatctataatatttaataaaatttattttaaaatataagttagattttaaaaaaaatttaaacacctAGTAATTCTGAAAAAATTCAACTCAAATGAGCTGGGGACGCAATTggaccaaaacaaaataaaagtggAGTGATGGAGACAAGACTAACTAAAACCACAGAGAAATGAGTCCACGCGCATCAAAAAGCGAGTGAGAATCACTACCGACTCTCAATAATGGCAATGAAAggatttaaaattcaaaacaccTTTCagttaattaaaaatttgaactGCTTTCAACATTAGTGGGAACCAAAAAGACGACATCACTAACTATTACACATACTACTTATCTCTCGCTACCTagttaaattaattaatcagaCTCTTCATTgattattccaaaaaaaaaaaaagaagcttttTCTACTTGGTTTATGAAAAAACAGAGCCACAAGAGAGCGCCATGAGAAGCACGGCGGCTCTTTCTTCCTCGCCGAGTTTCTTCCATAGCCTCTTCTTCTCAACCGCCGATCGCTTCATCACCGGAACTTTGAACCCCAAATCCAAATACTTACTCACTCCTTCGCTGCTGCTACTATTACTAGCACGCTTGCTGCTGCTGGAATCATCACCACCTTTGTTGGTCTTCTTCTTAGCGTCTCTATGATCATCAAAGCTTAGATCACTATCACTGCTGCTATTGCTTTTtctgtttctcttcttctcctctggTTTGATTCCAAGAGCCGCTTGCCTCTTCTTCCTGCTCTTGATCCCACAAGCATTGCACAGCGACTGCATAGCGCACAAAACAGATTCAGATTAGGACAGTGAACGTGATACATAAGATCGAAGTTGAAATAAGACTCACCTTAGGACCAGCAGGGCCACCGCGCCAGAGAGGAGTTCGGAGTGTTCCGCAATCAACGCAAGTTCTCTTCGTCTCGCCACTACTTCCaccgccgccgcttccactgcTACTGCAGTTCTCGTTGTCAACATCTGATAACTCTCCGGCAGAATCCACCTTTGATTTTGATTCTACTGATCCCTCGGACATCTTTAAAGACGGTGATCGTAGCTTAGCAAGTTTGATGAtaaggaaaagagagagagagagagagacggcgagTGGTGAGGGAGGGATAAAACAAACGGATAGGTGTTTTATAGTTAGGGAGGAAGGCGGGGGCGGAAACCCTAGTATTTCGGTGGTAATAATTTACTTAAATACCCTCGCGCGGGAGTTTTTATTACATCGGACCCAACCGACAGAACTTTCCGTAATCTGAATGAAAGAAAAAGACGAGGGAAGATCAAATTTAATTTGTTCTCTTCAACCGCCGCAATTCGAATAAATAAGTGGCGCCCAATTTTTGCGActtgataaaataattttatacttttttttttgttttcaaaatataaatatctttcTTTTAGAAAA
The window above is part of the Brassica napus cultivar Da-Ae chromosome C3, Da-Ae, whole genome shotgun sequence genome. Proteins encoded here:
- the LOC106358155 gene encoding GATA transcription factor 17 yields the protein MSEGSVESKSKVDSAGELSDVDNENCSSSGSGGGGSSGETKRTCVDCGTLRTPLWRGGPAGPKSLCNACGIKSRKKRQAALGIKPEEKKRNRKSNSSSDSDLSFDDHRDAKKKTNKGGDDSSSSKRASNSSSSEGVSKYLDLGFKVPVMKRSAVEKKRLWKKLGEEERAAVLLMALSCGSVFS